The genomic window CGACCTTCTCGCCACGGCGGCGAATCGGCTCGCCGACCGAGCGCACCAGGCCGGCTTTGAGCTGGCAATCGAAGCCGGCGACGAAGTGCGCGGCTCGATCGTGGTCGCCGACCCGGCGGCGGTCGAGCAGATTCTTTTCAACCTCGTGGACAACGCTTGCAAGTACGCGGCAACGGCGACCGATCGGATCCTGCGCCTCGGTGCGGACGTTCGCGAAGGCCGTTTTCATCTGCGCCTTCGCGATCAAGGGCCGGGAATCGATCCGGCCCGACGACGCACGCTATTCCAGCCGTTCCGCAAATCGGCCCAGGACGCGGCCGTCTCGGCGCCGGGCGTCGGTCTCGGCTTGGCCCTTTGCCGCAGGCTCGCGCGCGATATGGGCGGCGATCTCCGCTACGAGCCGCCAGCGGGCGGCGGGGCCTGCTTCGCTTTGAGCCTCAGCGCGCACTCAATCGGCCAATCGTAATCAAGCGTGTTCGCCGAAAAGAGTGTCAACGACTAGGCGAGCCTCGGGTAGCGCTAGTGTCTGCACCGACTGCGCAGCAGCGAATGATGCCACGCTTTGATAACGGCGTTGCCGCGGATTTCGATGCACTTCGACCACACGGTCAACAAGGTTGACGATCCAATAATCCAGAATTCCGGCCGTGGCATAAAGTCCGGCCTTTTCGTCGCGATCGAAATCGAGGCTGCTTTCAGCGACCTCGACTAGCAAGAGAACATCGTCCGCCGATGGATGGTGTGCGGTATAATCCTTCGGCTTTGCCCACACTAAATCCGGTTCCGGTTCGCTTTCGGCCGATGAGATCGCGATTGGGTCTTGAATCCGAAGCCAAATTCGTTCGCCCGCTGTCCTGAAGCTCCATTGTGTCAGACGATTTAGCACCATCGCGTGCTCCGAGCCGATGGGATTCATTTCGCGGAGTTCTCCCCAGATCAACTCGATGCGCCGCTTATTCTTGCCGTCGAATACGCCGGTGGCGACGATTCGTTCGTACTCCGGTAGCGAAAGTTTAGCAATCGTGCTCATTTACCTATTATACTCGCATATTTATTCGGACGACAATGCAATGAACGGTAGGGTAGTGGGTGAAAAGTGAGGTGGTGGGTGTGCGGATTGTTTACGATCGCCATTGGCCAACATGCTTAATCTGCCAATCGTCGTCAACGGGAATGGCTTCAAGGCAGTCTCCGCCTCCATTTCGCGGCCCACGTTGAATGCCAACATAGACGATTATTCTTCCATCGTCGCTGATCCTGATTCTGACGACATTCTCCGACACTAACTGAGTAGTGCGGCTGAATCGCTGTATTGCCCGTGCAATCGCCTCGCGGTCGCGTTCAGAAATCTGCATCGTCATTGGTTGTTTTTAATGGGTTAGTCGAGCGCGGCGAACAGCGAATCGACACTCAACCCAATCTTCGGTAGTGCGAGCGACTGGACGACGGCGCCGGCGGCAAACGACTGCATTCTCCGATATCGACCGCTTTTCGAATCGCGGTGCACTTCGACCGTACGGTCCACGAGGTTGACGATCCAATAGTCGAGAACGCCGGCTGTCGCATAAAGCTTGGCCTTTTCCTCGCGATCCTGGTCGAGGCTGCTGTCTGCGACCTCGACGAGCAAGAAAACATCCTCGGCCCAGGGATGGCGTTTGCCATACTTCCGTGGCTTGGCCCAGACGAGGTCAGGTTGCGGTTCGCTATCGGCTGGCAAGAATGCAAGGGGATTCTGAATTCGCACGCAAGCGTCGTCGCCAACCGAGAGAACGCTCCATTTATTCAACCAGTCCACGGCCGTTGCGTGCTCGGTGCCGATCGGATTCATTTCTCGGAGTTCCCCCCAAATCAATTCGATCCGCCGCGCATTCATGCCATCGAACACGCCGGTCGCGACGATTCGCTCGTATTCCGTGACGGAGAGTTTGGCAATCGTGCTCATGCACACATTATAAACGGACCGATATTCATGCGGCAACGCAACCTCGACCGTGATTTCGCGGGTTCGGCTTCCTACGTGACTTTCACGCATTCATCTTCTTGAGCGCGCTGGCAAGCTTTGCGCCGAGGTTCTTGACCGAAGCTTGCAACTTCGCGTCTTTGAGCGTGCCGTCGGGCTGAAACGACTCGTGGGCCTTCATGACGGCGACTTGGTCGGGCAGCACCCACACGCCGATGTTGCCGAGAATCGCTCGCACGTGGACCAAGCCGCGCAGTCCGCCGAGCGCGCCGGGCGATGCGCTCATCAACACGGCCAGCTTATTCGCAAAGCACGCCAGCGAGGCCTCATTCGGAACGGGACGCGAGACCCAGTCGATCGTGTTTTTTAGCACGGCCGTGATCGAGCTGTTGTATTCGGGGGCCGAAATCATCAGGCCGTTGTGGGCGAGAAAGATGTCTTTGAGCGCTCGCGCATTGGTTGGAAGTCCATCGTTCGCCTCCAAATCGCCGTCGAACAACGGCAGCGGATAATCGCGCAAGTCGATCAGCGTCACGTCGGCTCCCGCTTCCCGCGCCTCGTCCGCGGCGATCCGCACCAGCTTCTTGTTGAACGAGGCCGCGCGCGTGCTCCCCGCAAAGGCCAGTATCTTTGCGCTCCCTGCCATGGTAACTCCTTGGTTGCGCCATGAGGTAGAATATCAGCAGCCAAATTGTAGAGCGGCCCCCGACGAGAGGCCAGAGACTGCGGCCAAGCCAAGTACAAAGTTCGAAGGTCGAAATACGAACGGATTCGCTCGAATGACACCGATGCGTGACGATTCCCGTTTTTCTCGGATTCGTAGTCCGCACTTTATCGTTCAGACGTGTTCTGCTCACTACCATGAATAAGGCCTTCGTTCGCGAACCAGAAGATACAGGGACCGGCCATTGCCCACGGTGCGGATCGTTGGCGATCGCAGTCGGCGCGGAGACTCTCGCGGCGCAGCTCGACGCGGAATCGCGGAAGCAGTTGGCCGACGCGGCATTCTATTGCCCATACCCGAAGTGCGATGTGGCGTATTTCGATCGCTTCGAGCGCACCGTGTCGGTGGACCAGTTGGGGCGGCCCACTTTTCCGAAGGATCCGTCCGCTCCGATGTGCAACTGCTTCGGCTTCACGACCGCCGAGATCGACGCCGATCTCCGCGAGGGAACGACCGTTCGGGTGAAGTCTTTGTTGGCGAAGTCGAAGTCGGTGGAAGCCCATTGCGCGACGTCCGCTCCCGATGGCCGCTGCTGCGCCGCTGAAGTGCAGCGCTACTACATGCGCGCCCGCTCGAACTCTTGACATCGGCGAACGATGCTGGAACCTAAGCCCCGAAGTGCATGAAGCGGGATTCCTTGCAGAGGGAATCTTCGTGGCCTTAGTGCCCGATGTGGTTTTTTAGCCGCATTCTCGAGGCGTTTTTATCAGAATAGGTATGCTGGGCAAACAGTTACGCTGTCAACACTGGCAGAATCGCCCACGAAATTCGTGCGCTGCTTGAGTTTGTCCGCGACGCGGTGCATATTAGAAATGACGATTGCGCTCGCGTTCACGACCCTGATATTGAGCCGTCGGGCAGCATTGAAAAAGGAGAAAGCGATGAGACGATTTCGCGGAGTTTCGATTGGATTGGTGGCTGTGGCGTTGGGCGCGGCGTTGCCAATTCGCGCGATGGCGTGCAACTGCGGGGCCACGGCGGTTGCGCCGATGGCCGCCGCGCCGGCGCTCGCCGTGGCGCCCGCCCTTCCCGCGGCGCCGATGACGGCGATGTATGCTCCCGCGCCTGAGATCACGGCGCTGCCGGCCTGCGGCTGCGCGGTTCCCGCGACCATCGAGCGGCGTTTCATGGTGGCCAAACCGGTTTACGAGACGCAGATGCGCGAGGAGCACTTCACCGTGCAGAAGCCGGTCTTCGAGACGGCCACGCGCGAGGAGCATTACACGGTGCGCAAGCCGATCTTCGAGACGGCCGAGCGCGAAGAGACGTATACCGTGCAGAAGCCGATCTACGAAACGGGCGAACGCGAAGAGCGTTGCACCGTGCTCAAGCCCGTCTATGAAACGGCGCTGCAAGACCAAGTGAGCACAGCGTACGCTCCAACTACCAGTTGCCAGAACGTCTATCTCGGCTGCGGTCAATGGACCCAGCAGCAGGTGACGAACTACGTGCCGCAAACGGTCGTGCAGAAGGTGCCGGTGCAAACCATGCACTACGCCCCGGAAGAGCAAGTCCGCAAAGTGCCGGTGCAAACGGTTCGCTACGTGGAAGAGCAACAGGTCCGCAAGGTGCCGGTGCAGACCGTCCGCTATGTCGACGAGGACCAGGTCCGCAACGTGCAGGTTCAGACGGTCCACTACGTCGAGGAGCAGCAGGTCCGCCAGGTGCCGGTGACCACCTGCCGCACGGTTTACGAAGAGCACGTCGAGCAAGTGCCGGTGCTGCCGTAATCTTTGGTTCGGCTCGCGTTTGCCAGATGATTCATGATCGGCGCTGACAAACGTTCCGACGCTGGCGGCGTCGCCCGCGAGCGGATCGAATCCGCAAGATTTGTTTTCATCCAAGAAGCCCAGGGGTTGCAACCTCTGGGCTTTTTGCGTCATAACAACCGTTTCTAAGAGGTGACTGTCCCAGAAATCGGCACGCACGGCGTGCCCTACTTTTGTTGCGGCACGCGGAGCGTGCCTACTACATTATGTCGACCAAGACGACGGAGCGACCGACGGGGCAGCGGTCCGGTGGCAGTGAGCACAAGCCGTATGTGCCGGACGAAGCCCGCGTTCCCGAGTTCACTTGGGGAGCGGTGATCGTCGGCTCGCTGCTGGGGATCGTGTTCGGAGCCTCGTCGCTCTATTTGACGTTGAAGGTCGGGTTGACCGTCTCCGCGTCGATTCCGGTCGCGGTGCTGGCGATTACGCTCTCGCGAGTTGCCTCGCGCCTTCTCGGCATCCGCCGGACCACGATCCTCGAGAACAATATCGTGCAGACCGCCGGCTCGTCCGGCGAATCGATCGCCTTTGGCGTCGGTGTGACGATGCCGGCGCTGATGATCTTAGGCGCGGAGATGGACGTTGGCCGGGTGATGGTCGTCGCGGTCTTGGGGGGCCTGCTCGGAATCTTGATGATGATCCCGCTGCGGCGGGCGTTCATCGTCAAGCAGCACGACACGCTCAAGTATCCCGAGGGAACGGCCTGCGCCGACGTGCTGATCGTCGGCGAGCAAGGGGGCACAAGCGCCAAAACCGTATTCATTGGATTCGGCTTGGCATTCGTCTATAAGTTCCTGATGGACGGCTTGAAGTTCTGGAACGGGACCCCGACGCGAGTGCTCAAGTGGTACAAGGGGGCGGTAGCGGCGATGGAAGTGGACCCGGTTCTATTGGGAGTTGGCTACATCATCGGCACGCACATCTCCTGCATCATGATGGCCGGCGGACTGCTGACCTATTTCGTCCTGATGCCGGCGATCCATTTGTTCGGCGATCAGTTGGACGCGCCGGTTT from Pirellulales bacterium includes these protein-coding regions:
- a CDS encoding Uma2 family endonuclease; the protein is MSTIAKLSVTEYERIVATGVFDGMNARRIELIWGELREMNPIGTEHATAVDWLNKWSVLSVGDDACVRIQNPLAFLPADSEPQPDLVWAKPRKYGKRHPWAEDVFLLVEVADSSLDQDREEKAKLYATAGVLDYWIVNLVDRTVEVHRDSKSGRYRRMQSFAAGAVVQSLALPKIGLSVDSLFAALD
- a CDS encoding Uma2 family endonuclease, which gives rise to MSTIAKLSLPEYERIVATGVFDGKNKRRIELIWGELREMNPIGSEHAMVLNRLTQWSFRTAGERIWLRIQDPIAISSAESEPEPDLVWAKPKDYTAHHPSADDVLLLVEVAESSLDFDRDEKAGLYATAGILDYWIVNLVDRVVEVHRNPRQRRYQSVASFAAAQSVQTLALPEARLVVDTLFGEHA
- a CDS encoding NAD(P)H-dependent oxidoreductase, which encodes MAGSAKILAFAGSTRAASFNKKLVRIAADEAREAGADVTLIDLRDYPLPLFDGDLEANDGLPTNARALKDIFLAHNGLMISAPEYNSSITAVLKNTIDWVSRPVPNEASLACFANKLAVLMSASPGALGGLRGLVHVRAILGNIGVWVLPDQVAVMKAHESFQPDGTLKDAKLQASVKNLGAKLASALKKMNA